In a genomic window of Methylovirgula sp. 4M-Z18:
- a CDS encoding type II toxin-antitoxin system ParD family antitoxin, with product MARNTSVTLGDHFASFISDQVQAGRYGSASDVVRAGLRLLEEHEAKVKALQDALITGEQSGEPQPFDFEAFKARKRADYEGR from the coding sequence ATGGCTCGCAACACGTCCGTCACGCTCGGCGATCACTTCGCCAGCTTCATCAGCGACCAGGTACAGGCAGGCCGATACGGCTCAGCCAGTGACGTTGTGCGGGCGGGGCTGAGGCTTCTGGAAGAGCACGAGGCCAAGGTAAAGGCCCTACAGGATGCCCTGATCACGGGGGAACAGTCTGGGGAGCCCCAGCCCTTTGATTTCGAAGCGTTCAAGGCCCGGAAACGCGCGGATTATGAAGGCCGGTGA
- a CDS encoding type II toxin-antitoxin system RelE/ParE family toxin, giving the protein MKALALSPAAQADLDHIWDHSAEHWGPDQADRYTDEIRDACQALASGVRRGRPVDVRPGYLKYATGAHMIYFRDHGDRVEIIRILHQRQDVSRNLPA; this is encoded by the coding sequence GTGAAGGCCCTCGCCCTCTCGCCCGCGGCGCAGGCGGATCTTGATCACATTTGGGACCACAGCGCCGAGCATTGGGGTCCGGATCAGGCGGATCGCTACACGGATGAAATCCGGGACGCCTGCCAGGCCCTGGCCTCCGGCGTCCGACGGGGTCGGCCGGTCGATGTGCGCCCCGGCTACCTGAAATATGCCACCGGAGCGCATATGATCTATTTCCGCGACCACGGCGACCGTGTGGAAATTATCCGCATCCTGCACCAGAGGCAGGACGTAAGCAGAAACCTGCCGGCCTAG
- a CDS encoding DUF899 domain-containing protein, producing the protein MTKSPENGQQGGQLAFKTPPIVSPDAWEAARQDLLVKEKAQTRARDALAAERRRMPWMAVEKTYAFEGPNGRLSLLDLFEGRQQLIVYRAFFEPGVFGWPDHACRGCSLGADQVAHLAHLNARDTTLVYASRAPQQDIARLKARMGWDMPWYTITDSFDADFGVDEWHGHNVFIRDGAHVFRTYFINNRGDEAMGTTWSYLDLTPLGRQEMWEDSPAGYPQTQTYKWWNWHDNYAAEAAPNTKWVEVSDAGEAAFRKASADAKQ; encoded by the coding sequence ATGACTAAGTCACCTGAGAACGGCCAGCAAGGTGGACAGCTTGCCTTCAAGACGCCGCCCATCGTTTCGCCGGATGCGTGGGAAGCCGCGCGGCAAGACTTGCTCGTGAAGGAAAAGGCGCAGACGCGGGCGCGCGACGCCTTGGCCGCGGAACGCCGGCGGATGCCGTGGATGGCCGTGGAGAAGACCTATGCGTTCGAGGGGCCCAACGGCCGGTTGAGCCTTCTCGATCTGTTCGAAGGCCGGCAGCAATTGATCGTCTACCGCGCCTTTTTCGAACCCGGCGTGTTCGGCTGGCCCGATCATGCCTGCCGCGGCTGCTCGCTGGGCGCCGATCAGGTTGCCCATCTCGCCCATCTCAACGCCCGCGACACCACGCTCGTCTATGCCTCGCGTGCCCCGCAACAGGATATTGCCCGGCTCAAGGCGCGGATGGGCTGGGACATGCCCTGGTACACGATCACCGACAGTTTCGATGCCGATTTCGGCGTGGATGAGTGGCACGGCCATAACGTCTTCATCCGTGACGGGGCCCACGTGTTCCGCACCTATTTCATCAATAATCGCGGTGACGAAGCGATGGGAACCACCTGGAGCTATCTCGACCTGACGCCGCTCGGACGGCAGGAGATGTGGGAGGATTCGCCCGCAGGCTACCCGCAGACCCAGACCTATAAATGGTGGAACTGGCACGACAATTACGCCGCCGAGGCGGCGCCGAACACCAAATGGGTCGAGGTGTCGGACGCCGGAGAGGCCGCGTTCCGCAAAGCCAGCGCGGACGCGAAGCAATGA
- a CDS encoding helix-turn-helix domain-containing protein has protein sequence MDSLITAAARALAAGDPLGALKRVALRDDAPALALRGIAMAQLGDLVRAKALLRSAARAFGPKEAMARARCVIAEAEIALVSRDLNWPAKMFDTARATLEAHGDIANAAHARNLEAQRLLLIGRLEEAERVLATQAPTPLPPALRVGRDLVLAGIAIRRLQTKAARAALSRADEAAREADIPALTAEVENAALVLNAPAARLIKRGDERPLLLEEVEALLASGALVVDACRHVVRDARTMVSLATRPVLFALAYALAQAWPVDATRSALLARAFRAKHADESHRARLRVEIGRLRAELRLLAEVDATPHGFALTPRHARDIVILAPLVQEQHAAVLAFLADGESWSSSALAIALSASPRTVQRALEQLAAAGKVQSYGLGRARRWMTPPVPGFPTILLLPDPLPNG, from the coding sequence ATGGACTCGCTGATCACCGCCGCGGCCCGCGCCCTGGCCGCGGGCGATCCGCTCGGCGCCCTGAAGCGGGTCGCGCTACGCGACGATGCCCCGGCGCTGGCGCTGCGCGGTATCGCAATGGCGCAGCTTGGCGATCTCGTGCGTGCCAAGGCGCTGCTGCGAAGCGCCGCGCGCGCCTTCGGCCCGAAGGAAGCCATGGCGCGCGCAAGGTGCGTGATCGCCGAGGCCGAGATTGCGCTTGTCTCGCGCGATTTGAACTGGCCCGCGAAAATGTTCGACACAGCGCGGGCGACGCTGGAAGCGCATGGCGATATTGCGAATGCCGCCCATGCCCGCAATCTCGAAGCCCAGCGCCTCCTGCTGATCGGCCGGCTTGAGGAGGCCGAGCGCGTGCTCGCGACGCAAGCTCCCACCCCGCTCCCGCCGGCGCTGCGGGTCGGCCGGGACCTGGTGCTGGCGGGCATCGCCATCCGGCGCCTGCAGACGAAAGCAGCTCGCGCCGCCCTCTCCCGCGCCGATGAGGCCGCCCGCGAGGCCGATATCCCTGCGCTGACGGCGGAGGTCGAGAACGCGGCCCTCGTGCTGAATGCGCCCGCCGCACGCTTGATCAAACGCGGCGATGAACGCCCGCTGCTGCTCGAGGAGGTCGAGGCGCTGCTCGCCTCTGGCGCCCTTGTCGTAGATGCGTGCCGTCATGTGGTGCGCGACGCGCGGACGATGGTGTCGCTCGCAACGCGTCCGGTCCTGTTCGCACTTGCCTATGCCTTGGCGCAAGCCTGGCCGGTGGATGCGACGCGGAGCGCCCTCCTCGCCCGCGCCTTCCGCGCGAAGCACGCCGACGAGTCCCATCGCGCGCGACTGCGGGTCGAAATCGGCCGGCTGCGCGCGGAACTGCGGCTGCTCGCCGAGGTCGACGCGACACCGCACGGTTTTGCCCTGACCCCGCGCCACGCCCGCGACATCGTCATCCTGGCGCCCCTCGTGCAAGAGCAGCACGCGGCGGTCCTCGCCTTCCTCGCCGACGGCGAATCCTGGTCGAGTTCAGCCTTGGCGATCGCGCTCAGCGCGAGCCCGCGCACCGTGCAGCGGGCGCTCGAACAGCTCGCGGCGGCGGGCAAGGTGCAATCCTATGGCCTCGGGCGGGCGCGGCGCTGGATGACCCCGCCCGTGCCGGGTTTCCCGACAATCTTGTTACTCCCCGATCCACTGCCGAACGGCTAG
- a CDS encoding Vgb family protein, translating to MKRSAAEILREYGPFPDAGHVAGVTFDGQHVWFASGDRLNALDPASGEISRSIDVAAHAGTAFDGEHLFQIAEDQIHKIDPKTGAVLATIPAPGKGGDSGLAWAEGTLWVGQHRGRRIYQIDPQTGAILRTIESKRVVTGVTWVDGELWHGTWEGDESDVRRVDPQTGEVLERLDMPAGTGVSGLESDGGDQFFCGGGKSGKLRAIRRPRRDRAATAG from the coding sequence ATGAAACGATCAGCTGCCGAAATCTTGCGCGAATATGGCCCCTTCCCCGATGCCGGCCACGTGGCTGGCGTGACGTTCGATGGCCAGCATGTCTGGTTTGCGTCCGGGGACAGACTGAACGCCCTCGATCCGGCGAGCGGGGAAATATCCCGCTCGATCGACGTCGCGGCCCATGCCGGAACGGCCTTCGACGGCGAACACCTGTTCCAGATCGCCGAGGACCAGATTCACAAGATCGATCCGAAGACCGGCGCCGTGCTCGCGACGATTCCGGCACCGGGCAAGGGCGGCGACTCCGGGCTCGCCTGGGCCGAAGGGACGCTATGGGTCGGGCAGCACCGCGGCCGAAGAATCTATCAAATCGACCCGCAGACCGGTGCGATTCTGCGCACGATCGAGTCCAAGCGCGTCGTCACCGGCGTCACCTGGGTCGACGGCGAGCTCTGGCACGGCACCTGGGAAGGCGATGAAAGCGATGTGCGCCGCGTCGACCCGCAAACCGGAGAGGTCCTGGAACGGCTCGACATGCCGGCCGGAACGGGCGTGTCGGGCCTTGAATCCGACGGCGGCGACCAGTTCTTCTGCGGCGGCGGAAAGAGCGGGAAGCTGAGAGCCATCCGCCGGCCAAGACGGGATCGTGCCGCCACCGCGGGTTAG
- a CDS encoding Rieske (2Fe-2S) protein: MSVSYQPVIWNRTKLIYDSFLLCGVVLYILTFLKLAPLLLRPDQLPDLPTLRMCAFGSLAFLLLTIVLAIGPLARLDSRFLPLLYNRRHFGVVTAIVAATHALFVLNWYFSYSPTPMLRALFTSNTSFGHIAGFPFELFGVFALLVLAVLAVTSHDFWLSFLTPPLWKAIHMSIYFAYAAVVLHVTLGVLVTGQNLLLTILVGVSLALLCSLHLVAGGRERAADHAGSPAAPQPGWILVGDVSEIPEGRAVVGVAPGGERIAVFRSKGRLSALSNVCSHQNGPIGEGKVVLGFVTCPWHGYQYRLDDGCSPPPFKERIRKYRVALSGNQVHVEATPVPLGTRIEPVAIPDTVLAAIGSAPQGARPS; this comes from the coding sequence ATGAGCGTGTCCTACCAGCCAGTGATCTGGAACCGCACGAAGCTTATATACGACAGCTTTTTGCTCTGCGGCGTCGTCCTCTACATTCTGACGTTTCTCAAGCTGGCGCCGCTGCTTTTGCGCCCCGACCAGCTGCCCGATTTACCGACCCTGCGCATGTGCGCCTTCGGCTCGCTCGCCTTTCTGCTCTTGACCATCGTGCTCGCGATAGGTCCTCTGGCACGTCTGGACAGCCGCTTCCTGCCACTGCTCTACAATCGGCGGCATTTCGGCGTGGTCACGGCCATCGTGGCCGCCACCCATGCGCTGTTCGTGTTGAACTGGTACTTCTCCTACAGTCCCACGCCGATGCTCCGGGCGCTTTTTACGAGTAACACCAGTTTCGGCCACATAGCCGGTTTTCCGTTCGAACTGTTCGGCGTCTTCGCGCTTCTGGTGCTCGCTGTCCTCGCAGTGACGAGCCACGATTTCTGGTTATCGTTCCTGACGCCCCCATTGTGGAAGGCCATCCACATGAGCATCTATTTCGCCTATGCAGCGGTCGTTCTGCATGTGACGCTGGGCGTTCTGGTCACTGGCCAGAATTTACTTCTGACGATCTTGGTCGGCGTGAGCCTTGCCCTTCTGTGCAGCCTTCATCTCGTGGCGGGTGGACGCGAGCGCGCCGCCGATCATGCCGGCTCGCCGGCAGCACCTCAACCCGGCTGGATTCTTGTTGGGGATGTATCCGAAATACCCGAGGGCAGGGCTGTCGTCGGTGTCGCGCCCGGCGGCGAGCGCATTGCCGTCTTCCGCTCCAAGGGGCGGCTATCCGCGCTTTCCAATGTCTGTTCGCATCAGAACGGGCCGATCGGCGAAGGCAAGGTGGTGCTTGGCTTCGTGACCTGCCCTTGGCATGGCTACCAGTATCGGCTCGACGATGGCTGCTCCCCGCCGCCCTTCAAGGAGAGAATCCGCAAGTACCGCGTCGCGCTTTCCGGCAACCAGGTTCATGTCGAGGCGACCCCCGTTCCCTTGGGCACGAGGATCGAGCCTGTTGCAATTCCCGACACCGTCCTCGCCGCCATCGGTTCTGCTCCGCAAGGCGCGAGGCCGTCATGA
- a CDS encoding SDR family NAD(P)-dependent oxidoreductase codes for MNSHNIVMIAGAGGNLGSAVAVELARGGARVACIDRSAEALKRLAEHLPANAESLPIVVNDLSDDAACAAAVAQVEERFGGIDALVNTVGGFQVGPVATEALRQWDLMMNLNGRTALAISAAVLPAMQTAGYGRIVHVAAAPGLKAAAGQAAYAASKAAVIRLTEAIAAEYRANGITANCILPGTIDTPQNRVAMPNAKKDSWVSPQSIARLIAFLVSPAAAVVTGGAIPATGLDREVTA; via the coding sequence GTGAACAGCCATAACATCGTGATGATTGCTGGCGCCGGCGGAAATCTTGGCAGCGCCGTTGCCGTCGAACTTGCGCGAGGCGGCGCCCGCGTGGCCTGTATTGACCGCTCGGCCGAGGCCCTCAAACGTCTGGCGGAGCACCTGCCCGCGAATGCGGAGAGCCTTCCGATCGTCGTCAATGATCTCAGCGACGACGCGGCCTGCGCCGCGGCCGTCGCGCAAGTCGAGGAACGCTTTGGCGGTATCGATGCTCTCGTCAATACCGTTGGCGGCTTCCAAGTCGGCCCCGTCGCCACCGAAGCGTTGCGGCAATGGGATCTGATGATGAATCTCAATGGCCGCACCGCCTTGGCGATCAGCGCGGCTGTGTTGCCAGCAATGCAGACGGCGGGCTACGGGCGCATTGTGCACGTTGCCGCCGCGCCCGGCTTGAAGGCAGCTGCGGGCCAGGCGGCCTATGCCGCCTCCAAGGCTGCCGTGATCCGGCTGACCGAGGCGATCGCAGCCGAATATCGCGCCAACGGCATCACGGCCAATTGCATCCTGCCCGGGACTATCGATACGCCGCAGAACCGCGTGGCAATGCCCAACGCCAAGAAGGATAGCTGGGTGTCGCCGCAATCGATCGCGCGGCTGATAGCCTTCCTGGTTTCGCCGGCGGCTGCCGTGGTGACGGGCGGCGCGATTCCCGCGACAGGTCTTGATCGCGAGGTAACGGCATGA
- the rplU gene encoding 50S ribosomal protein L21 — translation MFAVIKTGGKQFKVAAEDTISIMHVAGEAGDKITFDKVLMLTNGDAAEVGAPFVKGASVSAEIVEQTRGPKVIAFKKRRRQNSKRKRGHRQDLTVVKITGIQH, via the coding sequence ATGTTCGCAGTTATCAAGACCGGTGGCAAACAGTTCAAAGTTGCTGCCGAAGATACGATTTCCATCATGCATGTCGCGGGCGAAGCCGGCGACAAGATCACGTTTGACAAAGTTTTGATGCTCACCAACGGCGATGCGGCCGAGGTCGGGGCTCCGTTCGTCAAGGGTGCAAGCGTTTCCGCCGAGATCGTCGAGCAGACGCGCGGTCCGAAGGTCATCGCCTTCAAGAAGCGCCGTCGCCAGAACTCGAAGCGCAAGCGCGGCCACCGTCAGGATCTGACGGTCGTCAAGATCACCGGGATTCAGCACTGA
- the rpmA gene encoding 50S ribosomal protein L27 — protein MAHKKAGGSSRNGRDSDGRRLGVKKFGGESVVGGNILVRQRGTKWHAGQNVGMGTDHTLFALTAGKVEFKSKANGRAYISVIPAKAAE, from the coding sequence ATGGCTCACAAAAAAGCTGGCGGCTCCTCGCGCAACGGGCGCGATTCGGACGGTCGTCGTCTCGGCGTCAAGAAGTTCGGCGGCGAATCCGTCGTAGGTGGCAATATTCTCGTGCGTCAGCGCGGGACGAAGTGGCATGCCGGCCAGAACGTCGGCATGGGCACCGACCACACGTTGTTTGCCCTCACGGCAGGGAAAGTAGAGTTCAAAAGCAAAGCAAACGGCCGAGCCTATATTTCGGTCATTCCGGCGAAAGCCGCAGAATAA
- a CDS encoding GNAT family N-acetyltransferase codes for MFPDITRDDVFRLETRRLWLRWPRATDAVEIARLAGDKDVAYMTARLPYPYGRDAAERFILDTRASNAGGRGIGLIITKKHKPMEPIGAISFRESPRNDALLGFWLGKPYWGNGLATEAAQGMIDTLFTLTQVREVRATTRVINPSSRRVLEKCGFAYEGSGLELLPARGGMESCDRFRLDRKAWASLKGWSMPALQRDETGQALAG; via the coding sequence ATGTTTCCCGATATAACACGCGACGACGTCTTCAGATTAGAGACCCGGCGGCTGTGGCTGCGCTGGCCGCGCGCCACGGATGCTGTAGAGATCGCCCGCCTCGCCGGAGACAAAGACGTCGCGTATATGACGGCCCGCCTGCCTTACCCTTACGGGCGTGACGCCGCCGAGCGGTTCATTCTCGACACCAGGGCCTCCAATGCCGGCGGCCGCGGCATCGGCCTCATCATCACCAAGAAGCACAAGCCGATGGAGCCGATCGGCGCCATCAGCTTCCGCGAAAGCCCGCGCAACGATGCGCTGCTCGGCTTCTGGCTAGGCAAGCCCTATTGGGGCAACGGCCTTGCCACCGAGGCGGCGCAGGGGATGATCGACACCCTCTTCACCCTGACCCAGGTGCGCGAAGTGCGGGCGACGACCCGGGTGATCAATCCGTCCTCGCGCCGGGTTCTGGAAAAGTGCGGCTTTGCTTATGAAGGCTCGGGGCTGGAGCTTCTGCCGGCCCGGGGCGGCATGGAATCGTGCGACCGCTTCCGCCTCGACCGCAAGGCCTGGGCGAGCCTGAAGGGCTGGTCGATGCCGGCGCTACAGCGCGACGAAACGGGTCAAGCCTTGGCGGGCTGA
- a CDS encoding NmrA family NAD(P)-binding protein — translation MFAILGATGNIGRSTIGELRRVGAPVRAIVRNHDAAQALRALGCEVAFADIGDSDALRNALRRATAVQVICPMSVSAEDSTAEMQSNIAAIAAALDETRPRSVLAISDYGAHHASGTGIALIFRHLEDALKKLNVSLTLLRSAEHMQNWRRLARRAITSGVLPSLHHPTTKRFPTVFASDVGAIAADLLKDEEQALLRVVHVEGPERYSAEDVARVLGELAGRPIVARELPQGDWAPALVGGGLSADYADLVAKMYAAHNAGRIDVEQGVGETRFGKTGLRQARASMIAAG, via the coding sequence ATGTTTGCGATTCTTGGAGCGACGGGGAATATCGGGCGAAGCACGATCGGCGAATTGCGTCGCGTGGGCGCGCCGGTCAGAGCGATTGTTCGAAATCATGATGCGGCACAGGCACTGCGCGCCCTCGGTTGCGAGGTCGCCTTTGCGGACATTGGCGACAGCGACGCTCTGCGCAACGCCTTGCGGCGCGCAACCGCGGTTCAAGTCATTTGTCCGATGAGCGTCAGCGCCGAGGATTCGACCGCCGAAATGCAATCAAACATTGCGGCAATCGCCGCGGCGCTCGACGAAACGCGCCCTCGATCGGTTCTGGCGATTTCGGATTACGGCGCGCACCATGCGTCAGGCACTGGAATCGCGCTGATCTTTCGCCATTTGGAAGATGCGCTCAAAAAGCTCAATGTCTCGTTGACCTTGCTGCGCTCGGCCGAGCATATGCAGAATTGGCGGCGCTTGGCGCGGCGCGCGATCACGAGCGGCGTGTTGCCGAGCCTGCATCACCCCACGACCAAACGTTTCCCGACGGTCTTCGCCTCCGATGTCGGCGCGATCGCCGCGGATCTCTTGAAAGATGAAGAACAAGCGCTGCTTCGCGTCGTGCATGTGGAAGGGCCGGAGCGTTACAGCGCCGAGGATGTCGCGCGCGTCTTAGGGGAACTCGCCGGTCGTCCGATCGTCGCGCGCGAACTCCCGCAAGGCGATTGGGCTCCGGCGCTCGTGGGCGGTGGCCTCAGCGCCGATTATGCTGACCTGGTCGCCAAGATGTATGCCGCCCACAATGCGGGGCGCATCGATGTCGAACAAGGTGTTGGCGAAACGCGATTTGGCAAGACCGGATTGCGGCAAGCGCGTGCGTCGATGATTGCCGCCGGCTGA